A single region of the Streptomyces sp. NBC_00236 genome encodes:
- a CDS encoding NfeD family protein, translating to MDPWLYWLVTAGVLGVVEIFTLTAALGILGVAALVTAGTAALGLPVPLQFVVFTATAAVSLLFVRPFVVRHVLDPPSAERFGVEALVGQTARTVSEVTALDGRVRIGGEEWSARSYDETQTIPPGTAVDVMEISGATAFVYPRE from the coding sequence GTGGATCCTTGGCTGTATTGGCTGGTCACCGCAGGCGTTCTGGGGGTCGTGGAGATCTTCACTTTGACCGCCGCGCTGGGAATCCTCGGGGTGGCCGCGCTGGTCACCGCCGGGACTGCGGCACTCGGATTGCCGGTCCCTCTGCAGTTCGTGGTGTTCACCGCCACCGCGGCCGTCAGCCTGCTGTTCGTGCGCCCCTTCGTGGTGCGTCATGTGCTGGACCCTCCCTCTGCCGAACGGTTCGGCGTCGAGGCCCTGGTGGGCCAGACCGCTCGGACTGTCTCGGAGGTGACAGCACTGGACGGCAGGGTGCGCATCGGCGGCGAGGAGTGGAGCGCCCGCTCCTACGACGAGACGCAGACCATTCCACCCGGTACAGCCGTCGACGTCATGGAGATCAGTGGCGCCACCGCGTTCGTATACCCCCGGGAGTGA
- a CDS encoding APC family permease: MNAVGTSTGSGDLKRRLGVSDAVTIGLGSMIGAGVFATFGPAAGAAGSGLLVALALAAVVAFCNATSSARLAARYPESGGTYVYGRECLGDFWGYLAGWAFVVGKTASCAAMALTIGFYAWPGQAHVVAVAAVVALTVLNYTGVQKSVLLTRAIVAVVLAVLAAVVTTCLTSGTADIARLDTGDDMAVGGTLQAAGLLFFAFAGYARIATLGEEVRDPGRTIPRAIPLALCATLVVYVAVAVGVLAVLGPDGLAQSAAPLADAVRAAGVPGLAPVVRVGAAVAALGSLLALILGVSRTTFAMARDRHLPHVLAAVHPRFRVPHRADLIIGAVVTALAASVDVRGAIGFSSFGVLAYYAIANAAAWTLAPFEGRPPRLVPVIGLAGCAALAFALPVATVISGSAVLVLGAAVYGLRKAMANGSGR; the protein is encoded by the coding sequence ATGAACGCGGTGGGGACCTCTACTGGCTCGGGTGACCTGAAGCGCCGCTTGGGAGTGTCCGACGCGGTAACGATCGGTCTGGGCTCGATGATCGGGGCCGGGGTCTTTGCCACGTTCGGCCCAGCGGCCGGCGCCGCCGGTTCCGGGCTCCTGGTCGCCCTGGCGCTGGCTGCGGTCGTGGCGTTCTGCAATGCGACGTCGTCGGCACGACTGGCCGCCCGCTATCCCGAGTCCGGGGGGACCTACGTGTATGGCCGTGAGTGTCTGGGCGACTTCTGGGGGTATCTGGCCGGCTGGGCGTTCGTCGTCGGCAAGACCGCGTCCTGCGCTGCGATGGCTCTGACCATCGGCTTCTATGCGTGGCCGGGTCAGGCCCACGTTGTTGCGGTCGCCGCTGTAGTGGCACTGACCGTGCTCAACTACACCGGCGTACAGAAGTCAGTGCTGCTGACCCGCGCGATCGTCGCTGTGGTTCTCGCGGTTCTTGCCGCGGTGGTGACTACCTGCCTGACCAGCGGCACCGCTGATATCGCGCGCCTGGACACGGGCGACGACATGGCCGTCGGCGGGACGCTCCAGGCTGCCGGTCTGCTGTTCTTCGCCTTTGCCGGTTACGCCCGGATCGCGACGCTTGGTGAAGAGGTTCGAGATCCCGGCCGCACCATTCCCCGCGCGATTCCTCTCGCACTGTGCGCCACCCTCGTTGTGTATGTGGCTGTCGCCGTGGGCGTGCTCGCTGTGCTCGGGCCGGACGGACTTGCTCAGAGTGCAGCGCCTCTCGCTGACGCAGTGCGCGCCGCCGGTGTCCCGGGTCTGGCTCCCGTCGTGCGTGTCGGCGCGGCCGTTGCGGCGCTCGGGTCGCTTCTCGCACTGATCCTCGGCGTCTCGCGTACCACCTTCGCCATGGCCCGTGACCGTCACCTGCCGCACGTCCTGGCCGCGGTCCACCCCCGCTTCCGGGTTCCCCACCGTGCCGACCTGATCATCGGTGCGGTGGTCACAGCCTTGGCTGCCTCCGTCGATGTGCGGGGGGCGATCGGATTCTCCTCCTTCGGTGTGCTGGCCTACTACGCCATCGCCAACGCGGCGGCGTGGACTCTGGCCCCATTCGAAGGACGACCACCCCGCCTTGTGCCCGTGATCGGCCTGGCGGGCTGCGCGGCTCTCGCGTTCGCGCTGCCTGTGGCCACCGTGATCTCCGGCTCCGCCGTCCTTGTCCTCGGCGCTGCCGTCTACGGCCTGCGGAAGGCAATGGCCAACGGCTCCGGCCGCTGA
- a CDS encoding tyrosine-type recombinase/integrase: MILSDPIKRLPPNAKGQVRFRFVVDVGAHPATGKRKQLTRTFGTLGEAKAEYARITVRRPEGALVPRHTMTVNEWLDQWLAKKAEDLEESTISTYRVTLDRVRGRLGHIRLQELTEDDVEAWMLWALREGRVRATKAGPGLGVTSVEMSLTRLKEVLNRAVSRGLVAVNVAQEVTIPRKVRKAERRAKAEVPPWSVAEVRAFVLAVKDHRLYAPFLLSLMGLRPAEVCGMRWADLDLDQATLAVANTRTLMGNTTVVEKDTKSLAGERSLPLPAPVREALRSFEAAQAAERLAAGRAYEDSGYVLVDELGAPLDVRQLREQAYKVMAGNALRRVRLYDARASCFTYLANHGVPDHLLARWAGHADVRTTKHWYVKPDVEDLRSAADVWSGLTVPPTPVVREM; this comes from the coding sequence GTGATCCTGTCTGATCCGATCAAGAGGCTGCCGCCGAACGCGAAGGGGCAAGTCCGGTTCCGGTTTGTGGTCGACGTCGGGGCCCATCCGGCCACTGGGAAGCGTAAGCAGTTGACCCGTACCTTCGGCACGCTCGGGGAGGCGAAGGCCGAGTACGCGCGTATCACGGTGCGGCGACCCGAAGGGGCGCTGGTGCCGCGCCACACGATGACCGTGAACGAGTGGCTCGATCAGTGGCTCGCGAAGAAGGCGGAGGACCTGGAAGAGTCGACGATCTCCACCTACAGGGTGACCCTGGACCGTGTCCGGGGCAGGCTCGGGCACATCCGGCTTCAGGAGCTCACCGAGGACGATGTCGAGGCGTGGATGCTGTGGGCGCTTCGGGAGGGTCGGGTACGCGCGACGAAGGCCGGGCCTGGGTTGGGGGTCACCTCGGTGGAGATGTCCCTCACGCGGCTGAAGGAGGTTCTCAACCGGGCCGTGTCACGGGGCCTGGTGGCGGTGAATGTTGCCCAGGAAGTGACGATCCCCCGGAAGGTGCGCAAGGCCGAGCGCCGGGCCAAGGCGGAGGTGCCGCCCTGGAGTGTCGCGGAGGTCCGTGCCTTCGTGCTTGCCGTGAAGGACCACCGGCTGTACGCCCCCTTCCTCCTCTCGCTGATGGGTCTGCGCCCGGCGGAGGTATGCGGCATGCGCTGGGCCGATCTAGATCTGGACCAAGCCACCCTGGCCGTTGCCAACACCCGCACATTGATGGGGAACACGACCGTGGTGGAGAAGGACACGAAGTCGCTCGCCGGCGAGCGGAGCCTTCCGCTGCCTGCTCCCGTCAGAGAAGCCCTGAGGAGCTTTGAGGCCGCTCAGGCAGCGGAGAGGCTGGCGGCAGGGCGGGCGTACGAAGACAGCGGGTATGTGCTGGTGGACGAGCTCGGGGCTCCACTCGACGTGAGGCAGTTGCGCGAGCAGGCGTACAAGGTCATGGCCGGCAACGCGCTGCGGCGAGTGCGTTTGTACGATGCCCGCGCGAGTTGCTTCACCTACCTGGCGAACCACGGGGTTCCCGACCACCTTCTCGCCCGCTGGGCGGGGCACGCCGACGTCAGGACGACGAAGCACTGGTACGTGAAACCGGACGTGGAAGACCTCCGCTCGGCAGCGGATGTCTGGAGTGGTCTGACCGTTCCCCCGACCCCTGTCGTGAGAGAAATGTGA
- the pcaDC gene encoding bifunctional 3-oxoadipate enol-lactonase/4-carboxymuconolactone decarboxylase PcaDC, which produces MSETTTNTLQYRFDGPEDAPVLILGPSLATTWHMWDRQIPELTQHWRVFRYDLPGHGGAPAHPATAVGDLADRLMATLDGLGVQRFGYAGCSIGGAIGADLALRHPQRVVALALVASSARFGSADEFRQRGVIVRTNGLEPMARTAPERWFTPGFAAAQPAIVEWAVQMVRTTDPGCYIAACEALAAFDIRSELGRIGVPTLVLVGAEDQVTGPGDARTLVAGIPDARLALVPGASHLAPVEQPGAVTDLLLTHFSTAWQDTQAAIPAPSFAPRLSAPVLPVAELTAATAQPEAETGGRTDPYGRGMKIRREVLGDAHVDGVMAAADDFTGDFQEFVTRYAWGEVWGREGLDRRTRSSVTLTALVASGHLEGLAAHVSAALRNGLTPAEIREVLLQTAVYCGIPAADAAFRIAQSVIQAETTPPA; this is translated from the coding sequence GTGAGTGAGACGACTACGAACACCCTGCAATACCGCTTTGACGGGCCAGAAGACGCACCAGTCCTGATTCTGGGCCCTTCCCTCGCGACAACATGGCACATGTGGGACCGGCAGATACCCGAGCTCACGCAGCACTGGAGAGTCTTCCGCTACGACCTCCCGGGGCACGGCGGCGCGCCCGCGCACCCCGCCACCGCCGTCGGGGATCTCGCCGACCGGCTGATGGCGACGCTCGACGGACTCGGGGTGCAGCGTTTCGGTTACGCGGGCTGCTCCATCGGCGGTGCGATCGGCGCCGACCTCGCGCTGCGCCACCCGCAGCGGGTCGTCGCGCTGGCCCTGGTGGCCTCCTCGGCCCGGTTCGGCAGTGCCGACGAATTCCGTCAGCGCGGGGTGATCGTCCGTACCAACGGGCTGGAGCCGATGGCCCGCACCGCGCCGGAGCGCTGGTTCACGCCGGGCTTCGCCGCTGCTCAGCCGGCCATCGTCGAATGGGCCGTCCAGATGGTCCGTACCACCGACCCCGGCTGCTACATCGCCGCCTGCGAGGCCCTTGCCGCCTTCGACATCCGCAGCGAGCTCGGCAGGATCGGTGTTCCCACGCTCGTCCTGGTCGGTGCCGAGGACCAGGTCACCGGTCCCGGCGATGCCCGGACCCTGGTGGCGGGCATACCCGACGCACGGCTCGCCCTCGTCCCCGGCGCCTCTCACCTGGCCCCGGTCGAACAGCCGGGAGCCGTCACCGACCTCCTGCTCACGCACTTCTCCACAGCCTGGCAGGACACCCAGGCCGCGATTCCCGCGCCCTCGTTCGCACCCAGGCTCTCCGCTCCTGTGCTGCCCGTCGCGGAGCTCACCGCCGCCACCGCACAGCCCGAGGCGGAGACCGGTGGGCGCACCGATCCGTACGGGCGGGGTATGAAGATCCGCCGTGAGGTGCTCGGTGACGCCCATGTGGACGGGGTCATGGCCGCCGCCGACGACTTCACCGGCGATTTCCAGGAGTTCGTCACCCGCTACGCCTGGGGCGAGGTCTGGGGCCGGGAGGGCCTCGACCGGCGCACCCGCAGCAGCGTCACGCTCACCGCGCTGGTCGCCTCCGGACACCTGGAGGGCCTGGCCGCTCACGTCAGCGCCGCCCTGCGCAACGGACTCACCCCGGCCGAGATCAGGGAAGTGCTGCTGCAGACCGCCGTGTACTGCGGGATCCCGGCCGCCGACGCCGCTTTCCGGATCGCCCAGTCCGTGATTCAGGCCGAAACAACACCTCCCGCGTAG
- a CDS encoding MBL fold metallo-hydrolase, translated as MNAQNPEPLALTLTKQSHSCVRLEKDGRTLVIDPGGFSEQDAAIGAEAILVTHEHPDHFNEERLRAGLEADPAAEIWTLRSVAEKLAAAFPGRVHTVGHGDTFSAAGFDIQVHGELHAVIHPDLPRITNVGYLVDGSVFHPGDALTVPGQPVDTLLLPVMAPWSKISEVVDYLREVEPRRAIDIHDALLTDLARPIYDTTLGNLAGADHARLAPGESTGV; from the coding sequence ATGAACGCCCAGAACCCCGAGCCGCTCGCGCTCACGCTGACCAAGCAGTCCCACTCCTGCGTCCGACTGGAGAAGGACGGCCGCACGCTCGTCATCGACCCGGGCGGGTTCTCCGAGCAGGACGCCGCGATCGGCGCCGAGGCGATCCTCGTGACGCACGAGCACCCCGACCACTTCAACGAGGAGCGGCTCCGGGCCGGGCTGGAGGCCGACCCGGCCGCCGAGATCTGGACGCTGCGCAGTGTGGCCGAGAAGCTCGCGGCCGCGTTCCCGGGGCGTGTCCACACCGTCGGGCACGGCGACACCTTCTCGGCCGCCGGGTTCGACATCCAGGTGCACGGCGAGCTCCATGCCGTGATCCACCCGGACCTGCCGCGGATCACGAACGTCGGCTACCTGGTGGACGGCTCCGTCTTCCACCCGGGCGACGCCCTCACCGTGCCCGGGCAGCCGGTCGACACGCTGCTGCTCCCGGTGATGGCGCCCTGGAGCAAGATCTCCGAGGTGGTCGACTACCTTCGCGAGGTCGAGCCGCGCCGCGCCATCGACATCCACGACGCGTTGCTCACCGATCTGGCCCGCCCGATCTACGACACCACCCTCGGCAATCTGGCCGGTGCGGACCACGCCCGGCTGGCCCCGGGGGAGTCGACCGGCGTGTGA
- a CDS encoding exodeoxyribonuclease III, whose protein sequence is MRIATWNVNSITARLPRLLAWLESTGTDVLCIQETKCTAEQFPADALREAGYESAVNATGRWNGVALVSRVGLADVVTGLPGGPDYDGVQEPRAISATCGPVRLWSVYVPNGREVEHEHYAYKLRWFEALQKAVAADAAGAQPFAVLGDFNVAPTDEDVWDPALFEGATHVTPAERAALATLREGGLADVMPRPLKYDRPYTFWDYRELRFPKNKGMRIDLVYGNAPFTAAVKDSYVDREERKGKGASDHAPVVVDLEI, encoded by the coding sequence ATGCGCATCGCCACCTGGAACGTCAATTCGATCACCGCCCGCCTGCCGAGGCTGCTGGCCTGGCTGGAGAGCACCGGCACGGACGTGCTGTGCATCCAGGAGACCAAGTGCACGGCCGAGCAGTTCCCGGCCGACGCGCTCCGCGAGGCCGGCTACGAGTCGGCGGTCAACGCCACGGGCCGGTGGAACGGGGTGGCGCTGGTCTCCCGCGTCGGCCTCGCCGACGTCGTGACGGGGCTGCCCGGCGGCCCCGACTACGACGGCGTGCAGGAGCCCCGGGCGATCAGCGCGACCTGCGGGCCGGTCCGCCTCTGGTCGGTTTACGTGCCCAACGGCCGCGAGGTCGAGCACGAGCACTACGCGTACAAGCTGCGCTGGTTCGAGGCGCTCCAGAAGGCGGTGGCGGCGGACGCCGCCGGGGCGCAGCCGTTCGCCGTCCTCGGTGACTTCAACGTGGCCCCGACCGACGAGGACGTGTGGGACCCGGCCCTCTTCGAGGGCGCCACCCATGTCACCCCCGCCGAGCGGGCCGCCCTCGCCACGCTGCGCGAGGGGGGCCTCGCCGACGTGATGCCCCGCCCGCTGAAGTACGACCGCCCGTACACCTTCTGGGACTACCGCGAGCTGCGCTTCCCGAAGAACAAGGGCATGCGGATCGACCTCGTCTACGGCAACGCCCCGTTCACGGCCGCGGTCAAGGACAGTTACGTGGACCGCGAGGAGCGCAAGGGCAAGGGCGCCTCCGACCACGCCCCGGTGGTCGTCGACCTCGAAATCTGA
- a CDS encoding Cmx/CmrA family chloramphenicol efflux MFS transporter: protein MPFSVYALGLAVFAQGTSEFMLSGLLSGLSEDLHVSIPAAGLLTSAFAVGMVVGAPAMALLGRNWPRRRALLSFLSVFAAVHVVGAVTSSYGVLLATRAVAAVANAGFWAVALVTAVALAGPEARARATSVVVGGVTVACVAGVPAGAWLGGQWGWRAAFWAVALVALPAIAVIAATIPPGRPAAVPPSAYAELRTLAGPRLILTLLTSALVQGGTFCAFSYLEPVARDVTGLGAAWVPALLALFGVGSFIGVAVCGRVIDSRPLALTAAGLVALTVGWALFASAAGSPVAVVLLVLVQGMLAFGTGTALITHVFRLAGGAPTLAGSFSTAAFNVGAALGPWLGGLAIGAGFGFRSPLWVSALLMVLALATAAAALGRLPARAPAPAPAEDPAAHAYEQGSSDG, encoded by the coding sequence ATGCCGTTTTCCGTCTACGCCCTCGGGCTCGCCGTCTTCGCCCAGGGCACGTCCGAGTTCATGCTGTCCGGCCTGCTGTCGGGCCTCTCCGAGGACCTGCACGTCTCCATTCCCGCCGCGGGCCTGCTGACCTCGGCCTTCGCCGTGGGCATGGTCGTCGGAGCGCCCGCGATGGCGCTCCTGGGCCGCAACTGGCCGCGCCGCCGTGCCCTGTTGTCCTTCCTCAGTGTCTTCGCCGCCGTGCACGTCGTCGGCGCGGTCACCTCCAGTTACGGGGTGCTGCTGGCGACGCGGGCGGTCGCGGCGGTGGCCAATGCCGGGTTCTGGGCCGTCGCCCTGGTCACCGCGGTCGCCCTGGCCGGTCCCGAGGCACGGGCGCGGGCCACGTCCGTGGTGGTCGGCGGTGTCACCGTCGCGTGTGTGGCGGGGGTGCCCGCAGGGGCGTGGCTGGGCGGTCAGTGGGGGTGGCGTGCGGCGTTCTGGGCCGTGGCCCTCGTCGCGCTTCCGGCGATCGCCGTGATCGCGGCGACGATTCCGCCGGGGCGGCCCGCGGCCGTTCCGCCGAGCGCGTACGCCGAGCTGCGGACCCTTGCCGGGCCCCGGCTGATCCTGACCCTGCTGACGAGCGCGCTCGTCCAGGGAGGGACCTTCTGCGCGTTCTCGTACCTCGAGCCCGTCGCCCGGGACGTCACGGGACTCGGCGCCGCGTGGGTGCCCGCCCTGCTCGCGCTGTTCGGTGTGGGCTCGTTCATCGGGGTCGCCGTCTGCGGCCGGGTCATCGACTCCCGCCCACTCGCCCTGACCGCGGCCGGTCTGGTGGCCCTCACCGTCGGGTGGGCCCTGTTCGCGTCGGCCGCCGGCAGCCCCGTGGCGGTGGTCCTGCTCGTCCTCGTCCAGGGCATGCTCGCGTTCGGCACCGGGACCGCGCTGATCACCCATGTGTTCCGGCTCGCCGGTGGTGCGCCGACCCTGGCCGGTTCGTTCTCCACCGCGGCGTTCAACGTGGGCGCCGCGCTCGGGCCCTGGCTCGGCGGGCTGGCCATCGGCGCGGGGTTCGGTTTCCGGTCGCCGCTGTGGGTGAGCGCGCTGCTCATGGTCCTGGCGCTGGCCACCGCGGCCGCCGCCCTGGGCCGTCTTCCGGCCCGGGCCCCGGCGCCGGCCCCGGCAGAGGACCCCGCCGCACACGCGTACGAACAGGGGAGTTCGGATGGCTGA
- a CDS encoding DUF6278 family protein, with translation MNIPFLDNWRKRHDGTREAGLAAAVEADPEGVAALLAECELLRVRVGERGLELDDSPASLAALDQLPPRWRDDPEELPWMGNDAGLYLGTVLVRNVDGAHWHIWPSGQPVVRLASGREIDVVEAGLDWAMTGSPELSQVYSESAEG, from the coding sequence ATGAACATCCCTTTCTTGGACAACTGGCGTAAGCGTCACGACGGAACCCGGGAGGCGGGGCTCGCGGCCGCCGTCGAGGCCGATCCGGAAGGCGTGGCCGCACTGCTCGCCGAATGTGAGCTGCTCCGCGTCCGGGTGGGGGAGCGGGGGCTCGAACTCGACGACAGCCCGGCCTCGTTGGCGGCACTGGACCAGCTGCCGCCGCGCTGGCGCGACGATCCCGAGGAGCTTCCCTGGATGGGCAACGACGCGGGGCTCTATCTGGGCACGGTCCTGGTGCGCAATGTCGACGGTGCGCACTGGCACATCTGGCCCAGCGGCCAGCCCGTGGTGCGCCTCGCGTCGGGGCGTGAGATCGATGTGGTCGAGGCCGGTCTGGACTGGGCGATGACCGGCAGTCCCGAGCTGTCGCAGGTGTACTCGGAGTCGGCCGAGGGGTGA
- a CDS encoding amino acid ABC transporter ATP-binding protein → MAVDPLIELHDVNKFYGKLHVLQDINLTVGRGEVVVVIGPSGSGKSTLCRTINRLETIESGRISIDGRPLPEEGRGLAQLRAEVGMVFQSFNLFAHKTVLANVSLAQLKVRKRKKDEADRRSRELLERVGLVGQADKFPAQLSGGQQQRVAIARALAMDPKALLFDEPTSALDPEMINEVLEVMQQLAREGMTMVVVTHEMGFARSAANRVVFMADGRIVEDRTPEDFFTAPESDRAKDFLSKILKH, encoded by the coding sequence ATGGCCGTCGATCCGTTGATCGAGCTGCATGACGTCAATAAGTTCTACGGAAAGTTGCACGTACTGCAGGACATCAATCTCACCGTCGGCCGCGGGGAGGTGGTGGTGGTCATCGGCCCCTCCGGCTCCGGGAAGTCGACGCTCTGCCGGACCATCAACCGCCTTGAGACGATCGAGTCGGGCCGCATCTCCATCGACGGCAGACCCCTCCCCGAGGAGGGCAGGGGACTGGCACAGCTGAGGGCCGAAGTCGGCATGGTCTTCCAGTCGTTCAACCTGTTCGCGCACAAGACCGTGCTGGCCAACGTCTCGCTGGCGCAGCTCAAGGTCCGCAAGCGGAAGAAGGACGAGGCCGACCGGCGGTCCCGGGAGCTCCTGGAGCGCGTGGGACTCGTCGGCCAGGCCGACAAGTTCCCCGCCCAGCTCTCCGGCGGCCAGCAGCAGCGCGTGGCCATCGCCCGCGCGCTCGCCATGGACCCCAAGGCCCTCCTCTTCGACGAGCCCACCTCGGCGCTCGACCCGGAGATGATCAACGAGGTGCTGGAAGTGATGCAGCAGCTCGCACGCGAGGGCATGACCATGGTCGTCGTCACGCATGAGATGGGCTTCGCCCGCTCCGCGGCCAACCGCGTCGTGTTCATGGCCGACGGCCGCATCGTCGAGGACCGAACCCCGGAGGACTTCTTCACCGCCCCGGAGAGCGACCGCGCCAAGGACTTCCTGTCCAAGATCCTCAAGCACTGA
- a CDS encoding glutamate ABC transporter substrate-binding protein — MFRTRRVLAACAGLLLAVLAAGCGKEGSPPVKGPQAEALPVYKVDTSFSLPDSRTWRQAKKRGYLRVGAKEDQPYLGEKDPATGVYSGFDIEIARMMAASLGFDPKTIRFKTIASANRETALQNGQIDYYVGTYTINDMRKKLVGFAGPYYMAGQGLLVRTDEDDIHGPQDLAGKTVCSAAGSTPYQRIAADYPKAKLVAYDTYSICVDNLLTYQVDVVTTDDAILLGFAAKAPEEMKVVGKPFSEEPYGIGVPRSDNALRFALNDALEANEKNGNWKKAFEATLGLSGAPAPKPPPIDRYPAN, encoded by the coding sequence GTGTTCCGTACGAGAAGAGTACTGGCCGCCTGTGCCGGCCTGCTGCTGGCCGTCCTCGCCGCGGGCTGCGGCAAGGAGGGCAGCCCGCCGGTGAAGGGGCCGCAGGCCGAGGCGTTGCCGGTCTACAAGGTCGACACCTCCTTCAGCCTGCCGGACTCCCGCACCTGGCGGCAGGCGAAGAAGCGCGGATACCTGCGGGTCGGGGCCAAGGAGGACCAGCCCTACCTCGGCGAGAAGGATCCGGCCACGGGCGTCTACTCCGGTTTCGACATCGAGATCGCCCGGATGATGGCGGCCTCGCTCGGCTTCGACCCGAAGACGATCCGCTTCAAGACCATCGCCTCCGCCAACCGTGAGACCGCCCTGCAGAACGGGCAGATCGACTACTACGTAGGCACCTACACCATCAACGACATGCGCAAGAAGCTCGTCGGGTTCGCCGGCCCCTACTACATGGCGGGCCAGGGGCTGCTGGTCCGTACGGACGAGGACGACATCCACGGACCGCAGGACCTGGCCGGCAAGACGGTTTGTTCGGCGGCCGGTTCGACCCCGTACCAGCGGATCGCCGCCGACTACCCGAAGGCGAAGCTGGTCGCCTACGACACGTACTCGATCTGTGTCGACAACCTGCTGACGTACCAGGTCGACGTCGTCACCACCGACGACGCGATCCTGCTGGGCTTCGCGGCGAAGGCGCCCGAGGAGATGAAGGTCGTCGGCAAGCCGTTCTCCGAGGAGCCGTACGGCATCGGGGTCCCGCGCAGCGACAACGCGCTGCGGTTCGCGCTCAACGACGCGCTGGAGGCCAACGAGAAGAACGGCAACTGGAAGAAGGCGTTCGAGGCGACGCTCGGCCTCTCCGGGGCGCCCGCGCCGAAGCCGCCGCCCATCGACCGCTACCCGGCGAACTGA
- a CDS encoding amino acid ABC transporter permease translates to MDVLTDNFSLYGKGFLGTVELTFYASILALVVGFLMASFRVAPVGSLRVLGTVWVTVLRNTPLTLLFFAVLLGLPRFGLVLPFNVFAILALGCYTSAFICEVLRSGINTVPTGQGEAARSLGMTFGQTLGNVVLPQAFRSVIPPIGSTLIALAKNSAIAGAFSVTELLGTYKTLNELGYSIIWTFVWIAVGYLIITLTISAIFNVLEKRWGVAR, encoded by the coding sequence ATGGACGTACTCACCGACAACTTCTCGCTCTACGGCAAGGGCTTCCTCGGAACCGTCGAACTGACCTTCTACGCCTCGATCCTGGCGTTGGTCGTCGGCTTCCTCATGGCCTCCTTCCGGGTGGCGCCCGTCGGCTCGCTCCGGGTTCTCGGCACGGTCTGGGTGACCGTGCTGCGCAACACCCCGCTGACGCTGCTCTTCTTCGCCGTACTGCTCGGTCTGCCGCGCTTCGGCCTGGTCCTGCCGTTCAACGTCTTCGCGATCCTCGCTCTCGGCTGCTACACCTCCGCGTTCATCTGCGAGGTGCTGCGCTCCGGCATCAACACCGTGCCCACCGGGCAGGGCGAGGCGGCGCGGAGCCTCGGCATGACGTTCGGCCAGACGCTCGGCAACGTGGTGCTGCCGCAGGCGTTCCGCTCGGTGATCCCGCCGATCGGATCGACGCTGATCGCACTCGCCAAGAACTCGGCGATCGCCGGGGCGTTCAGCGTCACCGAGCTGCTCGGCACGTACAAGACCCTCAACGAGCTGGGTTACAGCATCATCTGGACCTTCGTCTGGATCGCCGTCGGGTACCTGATCATCACTCTGACCATCAGCGCGATCTTCAACGTGCTGGAAAAGCGCTGGGGAGTCGCCCGATGA
- a CDS encoding amino acid ABC transporter permease, which yields MTAHSTPSATVLYDIPGPQTRKRHLIYGIVSTILILALVGWVIYLLFDTDQFTSDKWTPFEYKGIQELLLRGLGNTLKAFAYAAVLSLALGAVLAVGRLSDHRPVRWVATILVEFFRAMPVLVMIFFIFVALKAQPLPALVAGLTLYNGSVLAEVFRTGINSVERGQGEAAFALGMRKTQVTTFVLAPQAVRAMLPTIISQLVVALKDTSLGYLITYEEFLHAGKLIASNLDYDLPFIPVVMVISPIYIGMCMLLSWFATWVAKRQRRNPKTEATSVGPAQPGTLMPGTQ from the coding sequence ATGACCGCCCACTCCACCCCCAGTGCGACCGTCCTGTACGACATCCCGGGGCCGCAGACCCGCAAGCGGCACCTCATCTACGGGATCGTCTCGACGATCCTGATCCTCGCCCTGGTCGGCTGGGTGATCTACCTGCTCTTCGACACCGACCAGTTCACCAGCGACAAATGGACACCCTTCGAGTACAAGGGCATTCAGGAACTGCTGCTGCGCGGGCTCGGCAACACCCTCAAGGCGTTCGCGTACGCCGCGGTGCTCTCGCTGGCGCTCGGGGCCGTCCTCGCGGTGGGCAGGCTCTCCGACCACCGGCCCGTGCGCTGGGTGGCGACGATCCTCGTCGAGTTCTTCCGCGCCATGCCCGTCCTGGTGATGATCTTCTTCATCTTCGTCGCGCTGAAGGCGCAGCCGCTGCCGGCCCTGGTCGCCGGACTGACGCTGTACAACGGCTCGGTGCTCGCCGAGGTGTTCCGTACCGGCATCAACTCGGTGGAGCGCGGCCAGGGCGAGGCCGCGTTCGCCCTGGGCATGCGCAAGACGCAGGTCACGACCTTCGTCCTGGCCCCGCAGGCGGTGCGCGCGATGCTGCCCACCATCATCAGCCAGTTGGTGGTGGCACTGAAGGACACCTCGCTGGGGTACCTGATCACGTACGAGGAATTCCTCCACGCGGGGAAGCTCATCGCGTCCAACCTCGACTACGATCTGCCCTTCATCCCCGTGGTGATGGTGATCTCGCCGATCTACATCGGGATGTGCATGCTGCTCTCCTGGTTCGCCACCTGGGTGGCGAAGCGGCAGCGGCGCAACCCGAAGACGGAGGCGACGAGCGTCGGCCCGGCTCAACCGGGCACGCTGATGCCGGGAACGCAGTAG